A single genomic interval of Mangifera indica cultivar Alphonso chromosome 5, CATAS_Mindica_2.1, whole genome shotgun sequence harbors:
- the LOC123217163 gene encoding erlin-2-B-like, with protein sequence MDPQQRREGAPVPRPPTGDSSAVLSVFLAFIVIFAMILIPSASNIPSASNIKSSLSILHQVPEGHVGVYWRGGALLRTITGPGFHSKLPLITQYEPVQVTLQTDQVTDIPCGTKGGVMINFEKIEVVNRLRKEYVYETLRDYGVHYDKTWIYDKIHHEINQFCSSHSLQQVYIDVFDQIDEKMKDALQVDCTRYAPGIEIISVRVTKPTIPDRIRRNFEQMEEERTKVLIAIERQKVVEKEAETSKKMAISEAEKNSNVSKILMEQKLMEKDSARRQEEIENQMYLARQKSQTDADFYRLMKEAEANKLMLTPQFLELKFIEAIADNTKIFFGDKVPNMILDQRLLGNFLQEVSRNISRKGKADA encoded by the exons ATGGATCCACAGCAACGGAGAGAGGGAGCTCCGGTGCCACGGCCCCCGACCGGTGATTCCTCAGCCGTTCTCTCAGTGTTCCTCGCTTTCATCGTTATCTTTGCCATG ATACTGATCCCATCAGCTTCAAATATCCCATCGGCTTCAAATATCAAAAGTAGCTTATCCATTTTACACCAAGTCCCAGAAGGCCATGTTGGGGTATATTGGAGGGGTGGTGCTCTTCTACGTACAATAACTGGTCCAG GTTTCCATTCGAAATTGCCTTTGATAACCCAGTATGAGCCTGTTCAAGTGACCCTTCAGACAGATCAG GTGACTGACATTCCTTGTGGAACCAAAGGGGGTGTCATGATCAACTTTGAAAAGATAGAG GTTGTTAATCGGCTTCGTAAGGAATATGTGTATGAGACACTGCGTGACTATGGTGTGCATTATGACAAGACTTGGATTTATGACAAGATCCATCATGAGATCAATCAGTTCTGCAGCTCTCATAGTCTTCAACAAGTCTATATCGATGTATTTGATCAG ATTGATGAAAAGATGAAAGATGCTCTTCAGGTTGACTGCACACGATATGCTCCGGGCATTGAAATTATCAGTGTGCGTGTTACAAAGCCTACTATTCCAGATCGTATTAGACGTAATTTTGAACAGATGGAAGAGGAACGCACGAAG GTGTTAATTGCTATTGAGAGACAGAAAGTTGTAGAGAAAGAGGCAGAGACAAGCAAGAAGATGGCTATCAGTGAAGCTGAGAAAAATTCCAATGTTAGCAAGATCCTCATGGAGCAGAAGTTGATGGAGAAGGACAGTGCCAGAAGGCAGGAAGAAATTGAAAACCAAATGTACTTGGCTCGTCAAAAGAGCCAGACAGATGCTGATTTCTACCG CTTAATGAAAGAAGCCGAAGCTAACAAGTTGATGCTTACTCCCCAATTTCTTGAGCTCAAATTTATCGAGGCCATAGCtgataatacaaaaattttctTTGGTGATAAG GTGCCCAATATGATTTTGGATCAGAGACTGCTGGGGAACTTCCTTCAAGAGGTGTCTAGAAATATATCTAGGAAGGGGAAAGCAGATGCTTAA